taatgctttgttttttataCAAAGTAATAATTTAGATTTATGATGTTTTGGATTTAGGACTGTCATTACAGATCACATAAGAGACAGATTCAGTCAGCTGTTAATAATCAAATCATCACATACAAAAGTTAACTTGTGAGAATATCCCATTGGAATATGTGAagataatattgttttatagtCTCAAtatagaaaattatttaaaatgatgattttgttttagatgttttattagtgtgtgtgtgtgtgtgtgtgtgtgtgtgtgtgtgtgtgtgtatgtgtttagcAAAATCAGAGAGCAAACATTTTGGAACCTTCAAAATCTCTTATTGCAAACTGCAAAGACCACGAGTGTTATTGTAAAATTGTTTACGTTTTAATCTGTGACTCTCtgttcttcaggtgtgtttagtAATACTGGTGAACTgaagtcagtgtcagtgatggagggagattcagtcactataaactctgatcttactgaaatagatgatgatgatgtgattCAGTGGAAGTTTGGAACTGAAAACACTTTAATAGCTGAAATAGATGTACTGGAAGATAAAGtcactgtatatgatgatgttcctgatgggagattcagagacagactgcaGCTGGATgatcaaactggatctctgaccatcacaaacaccagaactGAACACAGTGGATATTATGAACTACAGATGATCAAAAATATGAGAAAGAGTTTCAATCTAACTGTCTATTGTGAGTTTAATATTGGTTTCCTTTGTTAATCGCTTTGAAGTAGACATATCCTAAACATATgatttttcaatgttaaaatggtCAATTCTAAGATACACAATCATTTTTGATGTTCCCTTTTCGACCTCCTGAACACTTTTCTTATTtagaaaatgaaattattttgaaaCTGGCATCTCTGTGTAATTTTTCATAAATCTGAAAATCACAAACTCAGCAGATGGCATGATTTACTCTGATGTTTCcagctcgtctgcctgttcctgtcatcagcagtaactcttcacaatgttcttcatcatcatcatcaaattgttcattggtgtgttcagctgtgaatgtgagtcatgtgactctctcctggtacaaaggaaacagtttattgtccagcatcagtgtgtctgatctcagcatcagtctctctctacctctggaggtggaatatcaggataaaaacacctacagctgtgtgctgaacaatcccatcagcaaccagactcaacatctggacatcactcaactctgtcacacatgtgcagGTACGGCAGCGCTGATATTAGCGTTTATTATTGAGTTGATTAAAGACTGGAGCTGGTTTTAATGATTGGTCATAAAACAAATGTTCAGCATTTTATTGCTTAAAAATTACATTGATTCCTAATTGTTAAACTATGTTCCTTCTTTTGTTTTACTCAACATAAACATCTCTGTTATATGGATTATTTATGTacatatgttgttgttgttgttgttatgtcCCATAAGCTCGGATCCAAGTCTTGGTGACTTGATAGACATAAGACTTAAAAAGAAATTGGTTTTGCACTAGTCTGATAAGATCCTCCAGTTCTGTCCTGTCATTGTTGTAATCGTATCTCATTGGAGGTCTTCCTCTGCACCTTTTACCCTCAGTCTTCCCAATCATGATATCCTTTTCACTGATCTTTCCATTCAAACTGTGTGACCAAAGTACGACAAACACAGTTTCATCATTTGTGCTTCGAGTTGCATTGGTTTGATTCCCTCCATGATTGACTTGTTGGTCCGTCTCACCATTCATGGCACACGCAGGATTCTCAATGTCATCAGTTGACATGAACTTGGTCTTCCTCATGTTTAGTTCTTGTCCGATAATTATACTTTCTTCTCTTGAGTTTCCTCAGCATGTTTCATATCATCATGTTTTTCAGTGTTGTGTTGTCCACATACCTCCAactgtttatcatatttatatacttatagAACATCACCATCCTTTGCTGCCTTTCAGGCTGACATTAAAACATTTGATCTTTACTTTAACCCACAGTAGAATGGGATAAACTTGAAACTTTGAAATTACTTTGTTGTAAAGCAGCAAAATACTTCTAACTGTGATGTTCGCTTATCACTAGATCACACTTatatctgtctctctctataATTACAGGCTCAGTGTCTATAATAGTGCTGATCTCTGCTGGATCTCTGTTGATTGTTGCTGCAGTCGGGATCTGCTGCATCTGCATGAAACGTAGAAAAACTGCTCAAGGCAAGTGTCGAATTATAAATGGCTACTGAATTTGTAAAAGTAATCATTGTTATAAGAAATAGTAATATACGTTAATAGTGTTCCAACTAAAAGTGTTTTGTTATGAGAACATTCTCTAAATATCCAGTGTTGTTTCTGGGGGGGGAAATTTTTTATGTTCCCAgaatcaacactgaatatttagagaaccTCATgaatttataacaaaattctgttaatCCTCAT
The DNA window shown above is from Ctenopharyngodon idella isolate HZGC_01 chromosome 10, HZGC01, whole genome shotgun sequence and carries:
- the LOC127519827 gene encoding SLAM family member 5-like encodes the protein MILQCSKEMVHVGILFCLCFRQLHGVFSNTGELKSVSVMEGDSVTINSDLTEIDDDDVIQWKFGTENTLIAEIDVLEDKVTVYDDVPDGRFRDRLQLDDQTGSLTITNTRTEHSGYYELQMIKNMRKSFNLTVYSRLPVPVISSNSSQCSSSSSSNCSLVCSAVNVSHVTLSWYKGNSLLSSISVSDLSISLSLPLEVEYQDKNTYSCVLNNPISNQTQHLDITQLCHTCAGSVSIIVLISAGSLLIVAAVGICCICMKRRKTAQVETREEEIIYVEPTFYKRKGQKTDYKEEDHVEYAPIAKRR